A genomic stretch from Heliangelus exortis chromosome 16, bHelExo1.hap1, whole genome shotgun sequence includes:
- the LOC139803459 gene encoding BPI fold-containing family B member 4-like, with translation MKMWKLFGIIFFCGLLSPSREVLSGLSCAVSPRAMQNVLSDAILQNGLLQQHLQGLVLPNIMGDGGLLSSPTSITGLHLVKVRLPRLSVVLLPGIGVQLTVTAKLELSGNCLVGLLSDLIDILVDVNITANIKCTNFESGTVQVIIEDCLCILGAIKIKLLSGLLSLSVNDIVLNKLTATLPGLLCPVVDIVINLVNIQLMGTLNAVIPVGTAGTIHYQLASLPFTSGLFLGLDLDGAVQQVGGSIIPHDSSPSALPPLLDKLLVLGLRQSFLTAVLSLLLQIPPQTFPCTPEAFSGASHLQEAITALVPSGCSVCRGSSALSIRIMLAGKPLILLEENKATVRLSVMIQVFVKRLDGSILNLLLLKADLGLNARVSIAGGRLVLGLSLGSTSLSLESSDVGISNVSSLKPHFSGLLVETFLPLINAALSIGIPLPNVLGIPLLKVEIQILAGLMVILA, from the exons ATGAAGATGTGGAAGCTTTTTGGGATCATCTTTTTCTGTGgcctcctctccccctctcgGGAAGTCCTGTCTGGTCTGTCCTGTGCTGTCAGCCCCAGGGCCATGCAGAATG TGCTCTCTGATGCCATCCTGCAGAAtgggctcctccagcagcacctccagggcCTCGTGCTCCCAAACATCATGGGTGATGGGGGGCTGCTGTCCTCTCCCACCAGCATCACGGG gcTCCACCTGGTGAAGGTTCGGCTGCCCAGGCtctctgtggtgctgctgcctggcatcGGGGTCCAGCTGACTGTCACTGCCAAGCTGGAGCTGAGTGGCAACTG CCTGGTTGGCCTTCTTTCAGATCTAATTGACATCTTAGTGGATGTGAACATTACTGCAAACATTAAATGCACGAATTTTGAGTCGGGCACAGTCCAGGTCATCATTGAAGACTGCCTGTGCATTCTCGGTGCCATAAAGATCAAGCTCCTCTCTGG cttACTCTCACTATCAGTGAATGATATAGTGCTTAACAAGCTGACAGCAACTCTGCCTGGCTTG CTGTGTCCAGTGGTTGACATTGTCATCAACCTTGTGAACATCCAGCTCATGGGGACTCTCAATG CTGTGATCCCAGTTGGCACGGCAGGAACCATCCACTACCAGCTGGCCAGCCTGCCCTTCACCTCTGGCTTGTTCCTGGGGCTGGATTTAGAT GGTGCAGTGCAGCAGGTGGGAGGCAGCATCATCCCCCACGACTCATCCCCCTCTGCTTTGCCTCCACTGCTGGACAAGCTCCTGGTCCTGGGGCTGCGCCAGAGTTTCCTGACTGCAGTCctgtccctcctgctccagATCCCACCCCAGACCTTCCCCTGCACGCCAGAGGCA TTCTCAGGTGCCAGCCACCTGCAAGAAGCCATCACAGCCCTTGTTCCTTCTGGG TGCTCTGTCTGCCGTGGGAGCAGCGCTCTGAGCATCAGGATAATGTTGGCTGGGAAACCTCTCATCCtcttggaagaaaacaaagccacGGTCAGGCTCTCCGTCATGATCCAGGTGTTTGTTAAGCGTTTGGATGGGTCCATCCTcaacctcctgctgctgaaggCT GACCTGGGTCTGAATGCCCGCGTGTCGATTGCTGGGGGCAGACTGGTGCTGGGCTTGTCCCTGGGCAG CACTTCCCTCTCCTTGGAGTCTTCTGATGTTGGCATCAGTAAC GTCTCAAGCTTGAAGCCACACTTCAGTGGGCTGCTGGTGGAAACCTTCCTGCCCCTCATCAACG ctgctctgagcatcGGGATCCCTCTGCCAAACGTGTTGGGCATTCCCCTGCTGAAGGTGGAGATCCAGATCCTGGCA GGCCTGATGGTGATTCTGGCCTGA